The following are encoded together in the Bacillus cereus group sp. RP43 genome:
- a CDS encoding ABC transporter ATP-binding protein → MFALETKGLTKKYKRKLAVNEVTISLEGHKIYGLLGRNGAGKTTLLNLLAGQIISSSGSVSIFGENVFENSKAMRNICFVKVKENINLSSKVKDVFYLCNMFYENWDQEYAEELIKKFQLNAKEKYYDLSHGMQTIVGIIKGLASRAPITIFDEPTTGLDAAHRELFYELLLEDYSEYPRTIILSTHLVEEVSHVIENVIILKEGSLAVQSSVEDFLEKGHIISGHKDKVTNFLMGKNVVKQELYGNKEISVIWEDLSARDYELLETEGLEIDRVTLQKLFIYLTDNEVK, encoded by the coding sequence ATGTTTGCACTTGAAACGAAAGGTTTAACGAAAAAATATAAAAGGAAACTAGCTGTAAATGAAGTAACAATTTCATTGGAAGGACATAAAATATATGGTTTGCTTGGAAGAAACGGAGCGGGGAAAACAACATTATTAAACCTTCTTGCTGGACAAATTATTTCAAGTAGTGGAAGTGTATCTATATTTGGCGAAAATGTTTTTGAAAATAGTAAAGCGATGCGAAATATTTGTTTCGTAAAGGTGAAAGAAAACATTAATTTAAGTAGTAAGGTAAAAGATGTTTTTTATTTGTGTAACATGTTTTATGAAAATTGGGATCAAGAATATGCTGAGGAACTTATAAAAAAATTTCAATTGAATGCAAAAGAAAAATATTATGATTTATCCCATGGCATGCAAACAATTGTTGGTATTATTAAAGGTTTAGCTAGTAGAGCACCAATTACTATTTTTGATGAGCCGACTACCGGTTTAGATGCAGCACATCGAGAGTTGTTTTACGAATTACTATTGGAAGATTATAGTGAATATCCACGAACAATCATCTTATCAACACATTTAGTTGAGGAAGTGTCCCATGTTATAGAAAATGTAATCATATTAAAAGAAGGATCATTAGCTGTTCAATCCTCTGTGGAAGATTTTTTAGAAAAAGGACACATAATATCAGGACATAAAGATAAAGTGACAAATTTTTTAATGGGGAAAAATGTTGTAAAGCAAGAGTTGTATGGGAATAAAGAGATTTCTGTGATATGGGAAGATCTTTCTGCTAGAGATTATGAGCTGTTAGAAACTGAAGGGTTAGAAATAGACAGAGTAACACTGCAAAAACTATTTATTTATCTAACAGATAATGAGGTGAAATGA
- a CDS encoding YrzI family small protein yields MKFKAFFLTITIQKRKLSKDEISHEQQIKNIMDEVKERQSSYYNRLY; encoded by the coding sequence ATGAAATTTAAAGCTTTCTTTTTAACGATTACCATTCAAAAACGTAAACTTTCAAAAGACGAAATTTCTCACGAACAACAAATTAAAAATATTATGGACGAAGTAAAAGAACGACAGTCCTCTTATTACAATCGTCTTTACTAA
- a CDS encoding DUF4052 family protein → MKMLLKQLKLHMKFHYKAVLIFWCVALLIKWTTTATDIKGLKVAFLHDIFNNSSIAIAIFIVAGVFLVQDDIFRTVVSFGVTRLQFFIGSVCFIILQSVIFSFLQVLLLQGTFYETKHINLGAHTIEQFFAQFVFYLLLASLFQLTTIFQKRFNWIGFAFSVIFFLGLTSTIYGKVGLKELVFIDSKSLLDIPNFISISIVLILIYFIISALFIRKVSFEDTI, encoded by the coding sequence ATGAAAATGCTTTTAAAACAATTAAAGTTACATATGAAATTTCATTATAAGGCTGTTCTTATCTTTTGGTGTGTGGCATTACTTATAAAATGGACAACAACTGCAACTGATATAAAGGGACTAAAGGTAGCATTTTTACATGATATCTTCAATAATTCATCTATTGCAATTGCAATATTTATTGTGGCAGGTGTTTTTCTTGTTCAAGATGACATATTTCGTACAGTTGTCTCATTTGGCGTTACTAGATTACAATTCTTTATTGGTTCAGTATGTTTTATTATATTACAATCAGTAATTTTTTCATTTCTTCAGGTTTTGCTTTTACAAGGTACATTTTATGAAACGAAACATATAAATTTAGGAGCACATACAATCGAACAATTCTTTGCACAGTTCGTGTTCTATCTTTTATTAGCTAGCTTATTTCAATTAACAACTATTTTTCAGAAAAGATTTAATTGGATAGGCTTTGCTTTTAGTGTGATTTTTTTCTTGGGGTTGACGAGTACAATTTATGGTAAGGTAGGTTTGAAAGAATTGGTATTTATTGATAGTAAATCGTTACTTGATATACCTAATTTTATATCAATTTCGATAGTGCTTATTTTAATATACTTTATAATTAGCGCTCTATTTATTCGTAAAGTTTCTTTTGAGGATACGATTTAA
- a CDS encoding GntR family transcriptional regulator, producing the protein MKPTLEQNKLIYIQIAETIESDILKDILLEEEQVPSTNQFAKMLQINPATAAKGVNLLVDEGILYKKRGIGMFVTKGAKEVVLKKRQNTFMTEYLPKVWEEAKVLEISKDELMEMIQKITKEGKE; encoded by the coding sequence GTGAAACCTACTTTAGAACAAAATAAGTTAATATACATACAAATTGCAGAAACCATTGAATCTGATATTTTAAAAGACATATTGCTTGAAGAAGAACAAGTTCCATCGACAAATCAATTTGCGAAGATGTTACAAATTAATCCGGCTACAGCTGCAAAAGGAGTAAATCTACTAGTGGATGAGGGGATTTTATATAAAAAGAGAGGGATCGGGATGTTTGTTACAAAGGGAGCAAAAGAAGTCGTACTAAAAAAAAGACAAAATACTTTTATGACCGAGTATTTACCTAAAGTGTGGGAAGAAGCAAAAGTACTAGAAATATCAAAAGACGAATTGATGGAAATGATACAAAAAATTACGAAGGAGGGGAAAGAGTAA
- a CDS encoding AI-2E family transporter — protein MKSKVHFWTLEVLMVVGIIFICTKISFLFQPIGIFISTLFFPILIALFLYFIFNPVLVFLENKKVPRGLAILLLYLFIITLTGVAIGVVVPTISQQLMDLVKNMPTYIKEGKVYIQDLSHHRLFEWLSTQNYVSIETIEKNAIEYLKEIPNTITSSATALFGIITNVALVIFTVPFILFYMFKDGHAFPGKAVSVLPESYREEGLRIIKETNETLSAYIQGQALVCLFIGAFTFTGYLIIGLPYAFVLGIIAAFTNIIPNLGPFIGAAPAVIIGLFVSPMQALYVIIIVTIVQQFESNIISPRIMSSKLNIHPLTIIILILGVGNFAGIIGMILAVPAYAVTKTVVSNLVRLFKTKRSKRK, from the coding sequence TTGAAATCGAAAGTGCACTTTTGGACATTAGAAGTGCTGATGGTTGTAGGAATTATATTTATTTGCACAAAAATATCGTTTCTATTTCAACCGATTGGTATCTTCATATCAACATTATTTTTCCCGATTTTAATCGCGTTATTTTTATACTTCATATTTAACCCAGTGTTAGTCTTTTTGGAGAATAAAAAAGTACCTAGAGGTTTAGCGATTTTACTACTGTATCTTTTTATCATCACATTAACTGGAGTTGCTATTGGAGTAGTTGTTCCAACCATCTCACAACAGCTAATGGATTTAGTGAAAAACATGCCGACTTATATAAAAGAGGGGAAAGTATACATACAAGATCTATCCCATCATAGGTTATTTGAATGGTTATCAACACAAAACTACGTTTCCATTGAAACAATTGAGAAAAATGCGATTGAATACTTAAAGGAAATACCAAACACAATTACGTCGAGTGCAACGGCTTTATTTGGTATCATCACGAACGTTGCGTTAGTTATCTTTACAGTACCGTTCATTTTATTTTATATGTTTAAAGATGGACATGCATTTCCAGGAAAAGCTGTTAGTGTATTACCAGAGTCTTACCGTGAAGAAGGACTTCGTATCATAAAGGAAACGAACGAAACATTATCTGCATATATTCAAGGTCAAGCGCTCGTTTGTTTATTTATAGGTGCCTTTACATTTACTGGTTACTTAATTATCGGTTTACCGTATGCTTTCGTTTTAGGAATTATCGCAGCATTTACAAACATCATTCCAAACTTGGGCCCATTTATCGGAGCAGCACCAGCTGTCATTATAGGTCTGTTCGTATCTCCGATGCAAGCTTTGTATGTTATTATTATTGTAACAATTGTACAACAGTTTGAAAGTAACATTATATCGCCACGTATTATGAGTTCAAAATTAAACATCCATCCGTTAACAATTATCATCCTTATTTTAGGGGTAGGTAATTTCGCGGGAATTATCGGAATGATTTTAGCAGTGCCTGCTTATGCGGTAACTAAAACAGTTGTTTCGAACTTAGTGAGATTGTTTAAGACGAAACGAAGTAAACGGAAATAG
- a CDS encoding MFS transporter, whose amino-acid sequence MWRNKNVWIVLIGEFIAGLGLWLGILGNLEFMQKYVPSDFMKSVILFIGLLAGVLVGPMAGRVIDQYEKKKVLLYAGFGRVISVIFMFFAIQYESIAFMIAFMIALQISAAFYFPALQSVIPLIVREHELLQMNGVHMNVGTIARIAGTSLGGILLVVMSLQYMYAFSMAAYALLFLSTFFLQFEDKKSTTSSKESAKDNSFMEVFRILKGIPIAFTALILSIIPLLFIAGFNLMVINISEMQHDPTIKGFIYTIEGVAFMLGAFVIKRLSDHFKPEKLLYFFAICTAFAHLSLFFSDIKWMALTSFGLFGFSVGCFFPIMSTIFQTKVEKSYHGRLFSFRNMFERVMFQIVLLGTGFFLDTIGLQYMVLIFGVISLLIIFISLSKQKQFEKQTSQSANL is encoded by the coding sequence ATGTGGCGTAATAAAAATGTTTGGATCGTATTAATTGGGGAGTTTATTGCTGGTCTAGGGTTATGGCTTGGTATTCTTGGTAATCTTGAATTTATGCAAAAATACGTCCCTTCTGATTTTATGAAATCCGTTATATTATTTATCGGACTGTTAGCTGGTGTTCTAGTTGGTCCAATGGCTGGGCGTGTCATTGATCAATATGAAAAAAAGAAAGTTCTTCTTTACGCTGGATTCGGTCGTGTTATTAGTGTTATTTTCATGTTTTTCGCCATTCAATATGAAAGTATCGCATTCATGATTGCATTTATGATTGCACTTCAAATTTCAGCTGCATTTTATTTTCCTGCATTACAATCTGTAATTCCTCTAATCGTTCGTGAGCATGAGTTATTACAGATGAACGGTGTACATATGAATGTTGGTACAATCGCTCGTATTGCGGGTACTTCACTAGGTGGAATTCTTTTAGTTGTAATGAGTTTACAGTATATGTATGCCTTCTCAATGGCAGCATACGCTTTATTATTCCTCTCAACTTTCTTCCTACAATTTGAAGATAAAAAGTCAACTACATCAAGTAAAGAATCAGCTAAAGATAATAGCTTTATGGAAGTATTTCGTATTTTAAAAGGAATTCCTATCGCTTTTACAGCACTTATATTAAGTATTATCCCTCTATTATTTATAGCTGGATTCAATTTAATGGTTATTAACATTAGCGAAATGCAACACGATCCAACGATTAAAGGATTCATATATACAATTGAAGGTGTAGCATTTATGTTAGGTGCCTTCGTTATTAAACGTTTATCTGATCATTTCAAACCTGAAAAGTTACTATATTTCTTCGCAATTTGTACCGCTTTTGCACACCTTTCATTGTTCTTTAGCGATATAAAATGGATGGCTCTTACATCGTTTGGTTTGTTTGGCTTTAGTGTCGGCTGTTTCTTCCCTATTATGTCGACAATTTTCCAAACGAAAGTAGAAAAAAGCTATCACGGCCGCCTCTTCTCATTCCGTAATATGTTTGAAAGAGTTATGTTCCAAATTGTCTTACTTGGAACTGGCTTCTTCTTAGATACAATTGGATTACAGTATATGGTTCTAATTTTCGGCGTCATTTCGTTGTTGATTATATTTATTTCCCTATCTAAGCAGAAACAATTTGAAAAACAAACGTCACAATCTGCGAATTTATAA
- a CDS encoding YrzI family small protein — MTINVLFLSITIQRNTLSKAEMLHNEQIEKAMDRVKERQAHYCDHL, encoded by the coding sequence ATGACTATTAACGTATTGTTTTTAAGTATTACGATTCAAAGAAACACACTTTCAAAGGCTGAAATGCTTCATAATGAACAAATTGAAAAAGCAATGGATCGTGTTAAGGAGCGCCAAGCACATTATTGCGATCACTTGTAA
- a CDS encoding YqbF domain-containing protein yields MYYVKLIKGQSFYAFDHRFLISQEEAVSEKIFNYLRRNEFFEVRKEEYSA; encoded by the coding sequence ATATACTACGTAAAATTAATTAAAGGTCAATCTTTCTATGCTTTTGATCATCGTTTCTTAATATCTCAAGAAGAAGCGGTTTCGGAAAAAATTTTTAATTACTTACGCCGTAATGAATTCTTTGAAGTGCGTAAAGAAGAATATTCTGCCTAA
- a CDS encoding YrzI family small protein, which produces MKFKAFFLTITIQKRKLSKDEISHEQHIKNIMDEVKERQSSYYNRFY; this is translated from the coding sequence ATGAAATTTAAAGCTTTCTTTTTAACGATTACCATTCAAAAACGTAAACTTTCAAAAGATGAAATTTCTCACGAACAACATATCAAAAATATTATGGACGAAGTAAAAGAACGACAGTCCTCTTATTACAATCGTTTTTACTAA
- a CDS encoding CcdC protein domain-containing protein: MGDTSSLITVFLCVALLIFWRRYRSMYKPIKGQGKRILWPLLFLTPGIILFFGPVHPAILQVTIAVFIGALFAAPLIFLTNYERREDGNIYTKKSAAFLITFIGIVILRYGSRQSIVDLDQQTIGLLFYVVAVSYIIPWRIACYIKFRKVLRENNNHAI, encoded by the coding sequence ATGGGAGATACTTCTTCACTAATAACCGTCTTTTTATGCGTAGCACTGCTGATTTTTTGGCGACGATATCGTTCTATGTATAAGCCGATAAAGGGACAGGGAAAACGTATTTTGTGGCCATTACTATTTTTAACACCAGGTATTATATTGTTTTTTGGTCCAGTACACCCAGCTATATTACAAGTGACTATAGCGGTATTCATTGGGGCTCTTTTCGCCGCACCACTTATATTTCTTACAAATTATGAGCGAAGAGAAGACGGAAACATTTATACGAAAAAAAGTGCAGCCTTTTTAATTACCTTTATCGGAATTGTTATTTTAAGATATGGTTCAAGACAATCTATTGTTGACTTAGATCAGCAAACAATTGGTTTATTATTTTACGTCGTTGCAGTATCGTATATTATTCCGTGGAGAATTGCTTGTTATATAAAATTCAGGAAAGTTTTGAGAGAAAATAATAACCATGCTATATGA
- a CDS encoding 3-hydroxyacyl-ACP dehydratase FabZ family protein: MNIKDTLPHRYPFLMIDKITNVKESQSATGYKLITNNEWFINENQNYMPHMLIVEALAQLSAFVSTGESEGLGFLSSLDGVEFHENAYPGDKLDLHYELTRNRRGFILGKGIASVNGQSIVTIEKLLIYQAD; encoded by the coding sequence ATGAATATTAAAGATACTCTTCCACATCGCTATCCATTTTTAATGATCGATAAAATTACAAACGTTAAAGAATCTCAATCAGCTACAGGATACAAACTGATTACAAATAACGAGTGGTTTATTAATGAAAATCAAAACTATATGCCTCATATGTTAATTGTAGAAGCACTTGCTCAACTTAGTGCTTTTGTAAGTACAGGTGAATCTGAAGGACTTGGTTTCCTCTCCTCTTTAGATGGGGTGGAATTTCATGAAAATGCGTATCCCGGTGATAAACTTGACTTACATTATGAATTAACACGTAACAGACGAGGGTTTATTCTTGGGAAAGGAATTGCCTCTGTAAACGGTCAATCAATCGTTACCATTGAAAAGCTATTAATATATCAAGCTGATTAA
- a CDS encoding YrzI family small protein yields the protein MTFHIFFFTTALQKKTLSEAEIFRKQQLKQTMDKITDIKSSYYTQMY from the coding sequence ATGACTTTTCATATTTTCTTTTTTACGACTGCACTTCAGAAAAAAACTTTATCTGAAGCTGAAATCTTTCGTAAACAACAATTAAAACAAACTATGGATAAAATAACGGACATTAAAAGTTCGTATTATACACAAATGTATTAA
- a CDS encoding HNH endonuclease codes for MTQCIICRKDTKELSEQYVIPEILCGYYFTNSICDSCHEHMTTNIDRPLIRHKLSQYKIEQMKKQIDSPLYTNEHGEELAAAETDVVEVSDEILYSNALIMKLCKKHDISLHNEIWKEERVTKVASSIQRELLLDNRKYKMSVLKMAYTFAVQTIDGYFDDPDAIDISTILLNADFMELKEKSIVRDLSKSSLWNTLNTTSENHYFILLSDKDGLFCFIRLFDIFDVVVHLSEKRYNLPSPIVGVNNVDKKGFFVESLKQYMDGLFKETTRSI; via the coding sequence ATGACACAATGCATCATTTGCAGAAAAGATACGAAAGAACTTAGTGAACAATATGTCATTCCAGAGATATTATGTGGATATTATTTCACAAACTCAATTTGTGATTCCTGTCATGAACATATGACAACAAATATTGACCGTCCTTTAATTAGACATAAATTAAGTCAATATAAGATTGAGCAAATGAAAAAACAAATCGACTCCCCTCTCTATACGAATGAACATGGTGAGGAGCTAGCAGCCGCTGAGACAGATGTAGTCGAAGTAAGTGATGAGATACTTTATTCCAATGCATTAATTATGAAACTATGTAAAAAGCACGATATTTCATTACATAATGAAATTTGGAAAGAAGAGCGCGTAACAAAAGTGGCTAGTTCGATTCAACGTGAATTGCTTTTAGATAACCGTAAATATAAGATGAGTGTATTAAAAATGGCTTATACTTTTGCTGTACAAACAATTGATGGCTACTTTGACGATCCAGATGCGATTGATATTTCTACCATTCTATTAAATGCCGATTTCATGGAATTAAAGGAAAAGAGTATCGTTCGTGACTTAAGCAAAAGTTCTTTATGGAATACATTAAATACAACGAGCGAAAACCATTACTTTATTTTACTTAGTGATAAAGACGGTCTGTTCTGCTTCATTCGCCTATTTGATATTTTTGATGTTGTTGTTCATTTATCAGAAAAGAGATACAATCTTCCATCACCAATTGTCGGCGTAAATAATGTAGACAAAAAAGGATTTTTTGTGGAAAGTTTAAAACAGTATATGGATGGGCTATTTAAAGAAACTACACGTTCTATTTAA
- the exsC gene encoding exosporium protein ExsC, whose product MTHIIDYQATQPINKTGETTFTIPHSPNKAILANIKLKISRRDACNNRVELIATVGVEGITEISQVLFRIFRDNTEIFNAQVGIESTDSEQFYAQTFQAIDQNVSCGTHEYSLTVENLTSGASADVVGPLSFSGLAIGQDHKCR is encoded by the coding sequence ATGACTCATATCATTGATTACCAAGCTACTCAACCAATAAATAAAACTGGTGAAACTACTTTTACGATTCCCCATTCCCCAAACAAAGCAATTCTAGCTAATATTAAATTAAAAATTTCTAGAAGAGATGCATGTAATAATCGAGTAGAATTAATTGCTACAGTTGGAGTTGAAGGTATAACTGAGATTTCACAAGTTTTATTCCGAATTTTCCGTGACAATACAGAAATCTTCAACGCTCAAGTAGGAATTGAATCTACAGATTCTGAGCAATTTTACGCGCAAACATTTCAAGCTATAGATCAAAATGTTAGCTGCGGGACTCACGAATATTCATTAACTGTAGAAAACCTTACTAGTGGTGCAAGTGCAGATGTTGTTGGTCCACTATCTTTTAGCGGTTTAGCTATTGGACAAGATCATAAGTGTCGCTAA
- a CDS encoding YrzI family small protein: MKFKAFLLTITIQKRKSSKAEILREQQIKNIMDEVKERQSSYYNRLY, translated from the coding sequence ATGAAATTTAAAGCTTTCTTGTTAACTATCACCATTCAAAAACGTAAATCTTCAAAAGCTGAAATCTTACGTGAACAACAAATTAAAAATATTATGGACGAAGTAAAAGAACGACAGTCCTCTTATTACAATCGTCTTTACTAA
- a CDS encoding YrzI family small protein: MKFHLFFLTITIQKETISANEAKQEKQYKKIIDEIRDRRSKYYTHL; encoded by the coding sequence ATGAAGTTTCACCTTTTCTTTTTAACCATTACGATTCAAAAAGAAACTATATCTGCAAATGAAGCAAAACAAGAGAAACAGTATAAAAAGATTATAGATGAAATTCGTGATCGTAGAAGCAAGTACTACACTCACCTATAA
- the coaW gene encoding type II pantothenate kinase produces the protein MRNVAGIDAGGTLTKIAYFNEMNKLVFEKFYSYEQERIKEWLQNHNSITQLCITGGKAKQLEQLLSGSYKIVELNEFEATLTGVRYILKEEKRAINNFVLTNIGTGTSIHYVHDKQYVRAGGTGVGGGTIMGLSKLLTNIDHFEDVIPLTKIGSRNSLDITVGDIYGGILSPIDNNLTASNFGKATITDSNYSNSDILATVQGLVGEVVTALSLQFAEAKNIDHIIYIGSTLCNNVHLQNIISSYTEYQNKIPVFLQDDGYSGAIGALLHVTK, from the coding sequence ATGCGGAATGTTGCTGGTATTGATGCTGGGGGAACATTAACAAAAATTGCTTACTTTAACGAAATGAACAAATTAGTTTTCGAAAAATTTTATTCATATGAACAAGAAAGAATTAAAGAATGGCTTCAAAATCATAATTCAATTACACAATTATGCATTACAGGTGGCAAAGCTAAACAGTTAGAACAACTACTTTCAGGTTCATATAAAATAGTAGAGTTGAACGAGTTTGAAGCTACTTTAACAGGCGTACGCTACATTCTAAAAGAAGAAAAACGTGCTATAAACAACTTTGTATTAACAAATATCGGTACAGGTACTTCTATTCACTACGTTCACGACAAGCAATACGTTCGTGCTGGTGGAACTGGAGTTGGCGGTGGTACTATTATGGGTCTTTCAAAACTATTAACAAATATAGATCATTTTGAAGATGTGATTCCGCTTACGAAAATTGGTTCAAGAAACAGTCTAGATATTACAGTTGGAGATATTTATGGAGGGATTCTCTCCCCTATTGATAATAACTTAACTGCTAGCAATTTCGGAAAAGCGACCATTACAGACTCAAATTATAGTAATTCAGATATACTAGCTACCGTTCAAGGACTTGTCGGTGAAGTCGTCACAGCATTAAGCCTTCAATTCGCCGAAGCGAAAAATATTGACCATATCATTTACATCGGCTCTACTCTATGTAATAACGTACATCTTCAAAATATTATAAGTAGCTATACAGAATATCAAAACAAAATACCCGTCTTTTTACAAGACGACGGTTATAGTGGTGCGATTGGTGCTTTACTTCATGTTACGAAATAA
- a CDS encoding YrzI family small protein translates to MKFRVLFLTITIQKNKLSESDILHDRQIEQSMDNVKERQSHYCSHL, encoded by the coding sequence ATGAAATTCAGAGTATTATTTTTAACTATTACCATTCAAAAAAATAAACTGTCTGAGTCTGATATACTTCATGACCGACAAATTGAACAGTCGATGGACAATGTAAAAGAACGACAAAGTCATTATTGTAGTCACCTGTAA
- a CDS encoding 2'-5' RNA ligase family protein, with protein sequence MRTILLFLHNMPIDEIESIREKHDPLFRLIPPHITIVFPFESSISNDELELHMLKVTKGVHPIEIEFSSWISSKGEYLFLEVERGKEKIEELHDRLYIDPLLQFLRTDIVYIPHVTVGRKGSTELATEIAKEIPSFHEKLNCVINRISVERIGENGESIIEFEVPLQKS encoded by the coding sequence GTGCGTACAATTTTACTGTTTTTACATAACATGCCCATTGATGAAATAGAAAGTATCAGAGAAAAGCATGATCCTTTATTCAGATTAATCCCTCCTCATATAACAATTGTATTCCCATTCGAAAGTTCCATTTCGAATGATGAGCTGGAATTACATATGTTGAAAGTGACAAAAGGGGTTCATCCGATTGAAATTGAGTTTTCTAGCTGGATAAGTAGCAAGGGAGAGTATCTATTTTTGGAAGTTGAAAGAGGGAAAGAAAAAATAGAAGAATTGCACGATAGATTGTATATAGATCCTTTACTACAATTTTTGAGAACGGATATTGTATACATACCACATGTAACAGTTGGAAGGAAAGGTAGCACGGAGTTAGCAACTGAAATAGCGAAGGAGATTCCTAGTTTTCATGAGAAGTTGAACTGTGTAATTAATAGAATTAGTGTGGAACGAATTGGTGAGAATGGGGAATCAATTATTGAATTTGAAGTACCATTGCAAAAAAGCTGA
- a CDS encoding LL-diaminopimelate aminotransferase translates to MTYTLATRMKAFQSSIFSELGAYKKEKIAAGHKMIDLSIGNPDMPPADFVREEMVHTASEKESYGYTLTGIQEFHEAVTEYYNNTHNVILNAEKEVLLLMGSQDGLVHLPMVFANPGDIILVPDPGYTAYETGIQMAGATSYYMPLKKENDFLPNLEVIPEEIADKAKMMILNFPGNPVPAMAHEDFFKEVIAFAKKHNIIVIHDFAYAEFYFDGQKPISFLSVPGAKEVGVEINSLSKSYSLAGSRIGYMIGNEEIVGALTQFKSNTDYGVFLPIQKAASAALRHGAAFCEKNRSIYQERRDTLVDGFRKFGWNVDKPVGSMFVWAEIPKGWTSLEFAYALMDRANVVVTPGHAFGPHGEGFVRIALVQDKVVLQEAVENIKNSGIFSIEKVEELVKN, encoded by the coding sequence ATGACTTACACGTTAGCAACTAGAATGAAAGCATTCCAATCTTCTATATTTAGTGAATTAGGGGCCTATAAAAAAGAAAAAATTGCAGCAGGTCATAAAATGATTGATTTAAGTATCGGGAATCCTGATATGCCTCCTGCTGATTTTGTAAGAGAAGAAATGGTACATACGGCGAGTGAAAAAGAAAGTTATGGATACACATTAACAGGCATACAAGAATTTCACGAAGCTGTAACTGAATATTACAACAACACTCACAATGTTATATTAAATGCTGAAAAAGAAGTTTTATTATTAATGGGTTCACAAGACGGACTCGTTCATTTACCTATGGTTTTTGCAAATCCGGGAGATATAATACTAGTTCCTGACCCAGGATATACAGCTTATGAAACAGGAATTCAAATGGCCGGTGCAACATCTTACTACATGCCATTAAAGAAAGAAAATGATTTCTTACCTAACTTAGAAGTTATTCCTGAAGAAATCGCCGATAAAGCGAAGATGATGATTTTGAACTTCCCAGGAAATCCAGTTCCAGCAATGGCTCATGAAGATTTCTTTAAAGAAGTAATCGCATTCGCGAAAAAACATAATATTATCGTTATCCATGATTTTGCTTATGCTGAATTTTATTTTGATGGCCAAAAGCCAATTAGCTTCTTATCTGTGCCTGGTGCAAAAGAAGTTGGTGTAGAAATTAATTCTTTATCTAAAAGTTATAGTTTAGCTGGTAGCCGTATTGGTTATATGATTGGTAACGAAGAAATTGTCGGCGCGCTTACGCAATTTAAGTCTAATACAGATTACGGTGTGTTTTTACCAATTCAAAAAGCTGCATCCGCTGCATTACGACACGGCGCTGCATTTTGCGAGAAAAACCGAAGCATTTACCAAGAACGTAGAGATACTTTAGTGGACGGATTCCGCAAATTCGGCTGGAATGTCGATAAACCAGTTGGAAGTATGTTCGTTTGGGCTGAAATTCCGAAAGGATGGACTTCTCTAGAGTTCGCTTATGCACTTATGGATCGTGCAAATGTCGTTGTCACACCAGGTCATGCATTCGGTCCTCATGGAGAAGGCTTTGTACGTATTGCACTTGTTCAAGATAAAGTAGTATTACAAGAAGCAGTTGAAAACATTAAAAATAGCGGTATTTTCTCTATTGAAAAAGTAGAAGAATTAGTTAAAAATTAA